The following proteins are co-located in the Aggregatibacter aphrophilus ATCC 33389 genome:
- a CDS encoding fructosamine kinase family protein: MWKSISQVLADQFGAYYSIKSKTKIHTGEMHESWIIDDGIQPVFVKMNEKSYRSMFRAEADQLIMLAKTNTIHVPEVYGVGCSQNHSFLLLEGLNMQPNNAQNMAEFGEQLARLHQYQGSDNYGLSFDTWLGPQYQPNDWCNHWGKFFSEQRIGWQLQLCSEKQLQFGNTEKIIKAVATLLAKHQPKPSLLHGNLWIENCANIDGHTVTYDPACYWGDRECDLAFTELFEPFPKEFYENYDRTFPLEEGYQDRKIVYQLYHLLNFSSRFHRNYVALANKLVNNVLQRYENL, from the coding sequence ATGTGGAAGTCTATTTCTCAAGTCTTAGCTGATCAATTTGGTGCTTATTATTCTATTAAAAGCAAAACCAAAATTCACACCGGTGAAATGCATGAATCTTGGATTATTGATGATGGCATTCAACCTGTTTTTGTGAAAATGAATGAAAAATCCTACCGCTCTATGTTCCGTGCCGAAGCGGATCAGTTAATCATGTTGGCTAAAACCAATACTATTCACGTACCTGAGGTGTATGGTGTAGGATGTTCACAAAATCACAGTTTTTTGTTACTTGAAGGCCTCAATATGCAACCCAATAATGCACAAAATATGGCAGAATTTGGTGAGCAACTCGCCCGTTTGCACCAATATCAAGGTTCCGATAATTACGGTTTATCGTTTGACACTTGGCTTGGTCCACAATATCAGCCGAACGATTGGTGCAATCATTGGGGGAAATTCTTCAGTGAGCAACGTATTGGTTGGCAATTACAACTTTGTTCAGAAAAACAACTTCAATTTGGTAACACGGAAAAAATCATCAAAGCCGTAGCAACATTATTGGCAAAACATCAGCCAAAACCGTCGCTTTTACATGGCAATTTATGGATTGAAAATTGCGCCAATATTGACGGTCATACGGTCACTTATGATCCAGCTTGCTATTGGGGAGATCGGGAATGCGATTTAGCCTTTACCGAATTGTTCGAGCCATTCCCGAAAGAATTCTATGAAAACTATGACCGCACTTTTCCATTAGAAGAAGGTTATCAGGATCGAAAAATCGTTTATCAGCTTTATCATTTGCTTAACTTCAGTAGTCGTTTCCACAGGAATTATGTGGCACTAGCGAATAAGTTGGTAAATAACGTATTACAACGTTATGAAAATCTTTAA
- the thrS gene encoding threonine--tRNA ligase has protein sequence MPIITLPDGSQRQFDKPVTVLEVAQNIGAGLAKATIASRVNGERKDACDLITEDSSLEIITAKDEDGLEIIRHSTAHLLGHAIKQLFPNVKMAIGPTIDNGFYYDVDLDRSLTQEDIDALEKRMLELAKTNYDVIKTPVSWQEARDTFEKRGEPYKMAILDENIERTATPALYHHQEYVDMCRGPHVPNMRFCHHFKLQKIAGAYWRGDSKNKMLQRIYGTAWADKKQLDAYLQRLEEAAKRDHRKIGKALDLYHMQEEAPGMVFWHNDGWTIFRELETFVRTKLKQYDYQEVKGPFMMDRVLWEKTGHWQNYGDLMFTTQSENREYAIKPMNCPGHVQIFNQGLKSYRDLPIRMAEFGSCHRNEPSGSLHGLMRVRGFTQDDAHIFCTEDQIESEVTSCIRMVYDIYSTFGFTNIFVKLSTRPEKRIGADDMWDRAEEGLANALKHNGLEYEIQEGEGAFYGPKIEFALRDCLDREWQCGTIQLDFALPGRLNASYVAEDNDRRTPVMIHRAILGSIERFIGIITEEYAGFFPAWLAPTQAVVMNITDSQSEYVQKVAKQLSDAGLRVKIDLRNEKVGFKIREHTLRRVPYMLVCGDKEIETGKVAVRTRKGQDLGTFTVEEFLDILKKQVRNRDLKLLGEE, from the coding sequence ATGCCTATTATTACTTTACCTGACGGTTCACAACGTCAATTCGATAAACCTGTTACCGTATTAGAAGTTGCGCAAAATATTGGCGCAGGTCTTGCCAAAGCGACCATTGCCAGTCGTGTTAACGGCGAGCGTAAAGATGCCTGCGATCTGATTACCGAAGATAGCTCACTTGAAATTATTACCGCCAAAGATGAAGACGGCTTGGAAATTATCCGCCACTCCACGGCGCACTTGCTCGGTCATGCGATTAAACAATTGTTCCCAAATGTCAAAATGGCCATCGGCCCGACGATTGACAACGGTTTCTATTATGACGTGGATTTAGACCGCTCTTTAACCCAAGAAGATATTGATGCCCTTGAAAAACGCATGTTGGAATTGGCGAAAACCAATTACGACGTGATTAAAACGCCGGTAAGTTGGCAAGAAGCAAGAGATACTTTTGAAAAACGTGGCGAGCCTTACAAAATGGCGATTCTAGATGAAAACATTGAACGTACCGCTACGCCTGCGCTTTATCATCACCAAGAATATGTTGATATGTGTCGTGGCCCGCATGTACCGAATATGCGTTTCTGCCATCATTTCAAATTACAAAAAATTGCCGGTGCCTACTGGCGCGGTGACAGCAAAAATAAAATGTTGCAACGTATTTACGGCACAGCGTGGGCAGATAAAAAACAACTCGATGCCTATTTGCAACGTTTGGAAGAAGCGGCGAAACGTGACCACCGTAAAATCGGTAAAGCGTTGGATTTATACCACATGCAAGAAGAAGCGCCGGGTATGGTGTTCTGGCACAACGATGGTTGGACTATTTTCCGCGAATTGGAAACGTTCGTACGTACCAAATTAAAACAATACGATTATCAAGAAGTGAAAGGTCCGTTCATGATGGACCGCGTGTTGTGGGAAAAAACCGGTCACTGGCAAAATTACGGCGATTTGATGTTTACCACACAATCGGAAAACCGTGAATATGCCATCAAACCGATGAACTGCCCGGGACACGTTCAAATTTTTAACCAAGGTTTGAAATCTTATCGTGATTTACCAATTCGTATGGCGGAATTCGGTTCTTGCCACCGTAATGAGCCTTCCGGTTCTTTACACGGTCTAATGCGTGTACGCGGTTTCACCCAAGATGACGCACATATTTTCTGTACTGAAGACCAAATTGAAAGCGAAGTGACGAGCTGTATCCGCATGGTTTACGATATTTACAGCACCTTTGGCTTTACCAATATCTTCGTTAAACTTTCAACCCGTCCGGAAAAACGTATCGGAGCCGATGATATGTGGGATCGCGCGGAAGAAGGTTTGGCTAACGCGTTGAAACACAATGGTCTTGAATATGAAATTCAAGAGGGCGAAGGCGCGTTCTACGGTCCGAAAATTGAGTTTGCTTTACGCGATTGCTTAGATCGTGAATGGCAGTGCGGTACAATCCAATTAGACTTTGCGCTACCGGGTCGTTTAAATGCGTCTTATGTGGCGGAAGATAATGATCGCCGTACGCCTGTTATGATTCACCGTGCGATTTTAGGCTCTATCGAACGTTTCATCGGTATCATCACCGAAGAATATGCAGGTTTCTTCCCTGCATGGTTAGCGCCAACGCAAGCGGTTGTGATGAACATCACTGATTCTCAATCCGAGTATGTGCAAAAGGTGGCGAAACAGTTATCTGATGCAGGTTTACGCGTGAAAATCGATTTACGTAACGAAAAAGTTGGTTTCAAAATCCGCGAACACACTTTACGCCGCGTGCCTTATATGCTGGTTTGCGGTGATAAAGAAATTGAAACCGGCAAAGTGGCAGTGCGTACCCGTAAAGGTCAAGATCTAGGCACATTCACTGTGGAAGAATTTTTAGACATTCTGAAAAAACAAGTGAGAAATCGTGACTTGAAATTGTTGGGTGAAGAGTAG
- a CDS encoding ferredoxin--NADP reductase: MNEHKKEYSFTEQKVRWVKKHTPKLLSFSITRPKDFDFIAGQFAKLGFMQGDEYISRAYSMISAENTDHLDFYAILIEDGIMSGHFNKMQAGDSLLLEKKPIGFFTVSRIPQAKELVLLATGSGIAPFLSMLENETLWQKADKVVLVHSVSYVDDLVFEQYLADLKDHAIVGKYANKFIYQPVITREKIAGALNQRIPQLLGNGELENALNITFTKADTRFLICGNPNMVKESYEKLKAKGFALHRVHKDGEIMMENAF, from the coding sequence ATGAACGAGCACAAAAAAGAATATTCTTTTACCGAACAGAAAGTGCGTTGGGTTAAAAAACACACACCCAAGCTACTTTCTTTCAGTATCACTCGCCCAAAGGACTTTGATTTTATTGCCGGTCAGTTTGCCAAATTAGGGTTTATGCAAGGAGATGAATACATTTCCCGTGCCTATTCCATGATTTCTGCCGAAAATACGGATCATCTGGATTTTTACGCCATCCTCATTGAAGACGGCATCATGTCAGGGCATTTTAACAAAATGCAAGCAGGCGACAGCTTATTATTAGAGAAAAAACCTATCGGGTTCTTTACCGTTAGCCGCATTCCTCAGGCTAAAGAACTTGTTTTACTCGCCACCGGTTCAGGCATTGCGCCGTTTTTGTCGATGTTAGAAAACGAAACATTATGGCAAAAAGCCGATAAAGTCGTCTTAGTGCATTCCGTTTCTTATGTAGATGATTTGGTATTTGAACAGTATTTAGCCGACTTAAAAGACCACGCTATTGTGGGGAAATATGCCAACAAATTCATCTATCAACCGGTCATTACCCGAGAGAAAATTGCCGGCGCATTAAACCAAAGAATTCCGCAATTATTAGGAAACGGCGAACTAGAAAACGCGTTAAATATCACCTTTACTAAAGCCGATACCCGTTTCTTAATTTGTGGCAACCCGAATATGGTAAAAGAAAGTTACGAGAAATTAAAAGCCAAAGGCTTCGCACTTCATCGGGTACATAAAGACGGTGAAATTATGATGGAAAACGCCTTTTAA
- the infC gene encoding translation initiation factor IF-3 has product MNDEIRVKEVRLIDQEGEQVGIVPIQQALEMAEAAALDLVEISPNAEPPVCRIMNYGKFLYEKSKTAKEQKKKQKVVQVKEIKFRPGTDEGDYQVKLRSLIRFLEDGDKAKITLRFRGREMAHQQIGTEMLERIKNDLAEISVVESAPGKLEGRQMVMVLAPKKK; this is encoded by the coding sequence ATTAATGATGAAATTAGAGTGAAAGAAGTCCGCTTGATTGACCAAGAAGGTGAGCAAGTTGGTATTGTTCCAATTCAACAAGCATTAGAGATGGCAGAAGCTGCCGCTTTAGATTTAGTTGAAATCAGTCCGAATGCGGAACCGCCTGTTTGTCGTATTATGAACTACGGTAAGTTCCTTTATGAAAAGAGCAAAACTGCCAAAGAGCAGAAGAAAAAGCAGAAAGTTGTGCAGGTGAAGGAAATTAAATTCCGTCCCGGCACAGACGAAGGCGACTATCAGGTAAAACTACGCAGCCTGATTCGCTTTTTGGAAGATGGGGATAAAGCCAAAATTACACTGCGTTTCCGTGGTCGTGAAATGGCACATCAACAAATTGGTACCGAAATGTTAGAACGGATTAAAAACGATTTGGCTGAAATTTCAGTGGTCGAGTCGGCACCGGGAAAACTTGAAGGTCGCCAAATGGTGATGGTTCTTGCCCCTAAAAAGAAATAA
- the rpmI gene encoding 50S ribosomal protein L35, producing MPKIKTVRGAAKRFKKTASGGFKRKQSHLRHILTKKTTKRKRHLRHKSMVAKSDLVLVVACLPYA from the coding sequence ATGCCTAAAATTAAAACAGTACGCGGTGCTGCTAAGCGTTTCAAAAAAACTGCTTCCGGTGGTTTCAAGCGTAAACAATCTCACTTACGTCATATTTTGACTAAGAAAACAACAAAACGTAAACGTCACCTACGCCATAAATCCATGGTTGCTAAGTCCGACTTAGTATTAGTAGTAGCGTGCTTGCCATACGCATAA